One region of Kogia breviceps isolate mKogBre1 chromosome 17, mKogBre1 haplotype 1, whole genome shotgun sequence genomic DNA includes:
- the LOC136792916 gene encoding sphingomyelin phosphodiesterase 5-like: MPCAVLTGAVPASLDFMCLREVFDLRAERRLVSRLASNLGPVSYDLGTFGLQPGLHLKLLGSGLLLASRYPLLRAASQSFLTHVARMLQGTTLRTEDGLLRRKQLTLLLDWAELSEVESRPSDEAVAFSVLLGALNFDDCSLRALEQEEGRRRSLAGQRRPAPARVERQPGTQDVSLASRHWNRTT, encoded by the exons atgccgTGCGCGGTGCTGACAGGCGCCGTGCCAGCGAGTCTGGACTTCATGTGCCTGCGGGAGGTGTTCGATCTTCGCGCAGAGCGACGCCTGGTGAGCCGCCTGGCATCCAACCTGGGCCCGGTGTCGTACGACCTGGGCACATTCGGCCTGCAGCCCGGGCTACACCTGAAGCTGCTGGGCAGTGGGCTGCTGCTGGCCTCGCGCTACCCGCTGCTACGCGCAGCCTCCCAGTCCTTCCTCACGCACGTCGCGAGGATGCTCCAAGGGACTACTCTCCGTACAG AGGACGGGCTCCTGCGCCGCAAACAGCTGACGCTGTTGCTGGACTGGGCCGAGCTGTCCGAGGTTGAGAGCCGCCCAAGTGACGAGGCCGTGGCCTTCAGTGTGCTCCTGGGTGCCCTAAACTTCGACGACTGCTCGCTTAG GGCCTTGGAGCAGGAGGAAGGGCGCCGCCGCTCCCTGGCAGGCCAGAGGAGACCGGCCCCAGCACGGGTGGAAAGACAGCCAGGGACGCAGGACGTGAGCCTGGCCAGCCGCCACTGGAACAGGACGACCTAA